Proteins found in one Acipenser ruthenus chromosome 18, fAciRut3.2 maternal haplotype, whole genome shotgun sequence genomic segment:
- the LOC117408530 gene encoding GTP cyclohydrolase 1 isoform X2, with the protein MDHAKQKQSEKPPAYSTDSVNGHVEERAPVLKSPNRTGGPQVVPGEETRSHTSTVMESWKEERTRSIEDNEMNLPGIAAAYTSILRGLGEDPLRQGLLKTPWRAATAMQFFTKGYQEKISDVLNNAIFDEDHDEMVIVKDIDMFSMCEHHLVPFIGKASIGYLPNKKVICVSKLARIVEIYSRRLQVQERLTKQIAVAITESLQPSGVGVVIEASHMCMVMRGVQKMNSKTVTSTMLGVFREDPKTREEFLKLIKN; encoded by the exons ATGGATCACGCGAAACAAAAGCAGTCTGAAAAACCACCTGCCTATTCTACCGACTCTGTCAACGGGCATGTGGAGGAGAGAGCGCCGGTTCTGAAGTCGCCCAACCGGACCGGTGGTCCGCAGGTAGTGCCCGGTGAGGAGACGAGATCGCACACGTCGACTGTCATGGAGAGCTGGAAAGAGGAACGCACTCGGAGCATAGAGGATAACGAGATGAACCTGCCCGGCATCGCCGCAGCGTACACATCTATCCTTAGGGGTCTGGGAGAAGACCCACTCCGACAAGGGCTTCTGAAAACCCCGTGGAGAGCCGCCACCGCCATGCAGTTCTTCACCAAGGGCTACCAGGAGAAAATATCAG ACGTGCTGAACAACGCTATCTTTGATGAGGACCATGACGAGATGGTGATTGTGAAAGACATCGACATGTTCTCGATGTGTGAGCACCACCTGGTGCCCTTCATTGGCAAG GCGTCCATTGGTTATTTGCCCAACAAAAAAGTGATAtgcgtcagcaagctggccag AATCGTTGAAATCTATAGCAGAAGATTACAAG tccaGGAGAGGCTGACGAAGCAGATCGCCGTCGCCATCACAGAGTCTCTGCAGCCGTCTGGAGTGGGTGTCGTGATCGAGGCCAG TCACATGTGCATGGTGATGCGTGGTGTGCAGAAGATGAACAGCAAGACTGTGACCAGCACCATGCTGGGTGTGTTCAGGGAGGACCCCAAAACCAGAGAGGAGTTCCTGAAACTGATCAAGAACTGA
- the LOC117408530 gene encoding GTP cyclohydrolase 1 isoform X1: MDHAKQKQSEKPPAYSTDSVNGHVEERAPVLKSPNRTGGPQVVPGEETRSHTSTVMESWKEERTRSIEDNEMNLPGIAAAYTSILRGLGEDPLRQGLLKTPWRAATAMQFFTKGYQEKISDVLNNAIFDEDHDEMVIVKDIDMFSMCEHHLVPFIGKVHIGYLPNKRVVGLSKLARIVEIYSRRLQVQERLTKQIAVAITESLQPSGVGVVIEASHMCMVMRGVQKMNSKTVTSTMLGVFREDPKTREEFLKLIKN; the protein is encoded by the exons ATGGATCACGCGAAACAAAAGCAGTCTGAAAAACCACCTGCCTATTCTACCGACTCTGTCAACGGGCATGTGGAGGAGAGAGCGCCGGTTCTGAAGTCGCCCAACCGGACCGGTGGTCCGCAGGTAGTGCCCGGTGAGGAGACGAGATCGCACACGTCGACTGTCATGGAGAGCTGGAAAGAGGAACGCACTCGGAGCATAGAGGATAACGAGATGAACCTGCCCGGCATCGCCGCAGCGTACACATCTATCCTTAGGGGTCTGGGAGAAGACCCACTCCGACAAGGGCTTCTGAAAACCCCGTGGAGAGCCGCCACCGCCATGCAGTTCTTCACCAAGGGCTACCAGGAGAAAATATCAG ACGTGCTGAACAACGCTATCTTTGATGAGGACCATGACGAGATGGTGATTGTGAAAGACATCGACATGTTCTCGATGTGTGAGCACCACCTGGTGCCCTTCATTGGCAAG GTGCATATAGGTTACCTCCCCAACAAGAGAGTCGTGGGTCTGAGCAAACTGGCCAG AATCGTTGAAATCTATAGCAGAAGATTACAAG tccaGGAGAGGCTGACGAAGCAGATCGCCGTCGCCATCACAGAGTCTCTGCAGCCGTCTGGAGTGGGTGTCGTGATCGAGGCCAG TCACATGTGCATGGTGATGCGTGGTGTGCAGAAGATGAACAGCAAGACTGTGACCAGCACCATGCTGGGTGTGTTCAGGGAGGACCCCAAAACCAGAGAGGAGTTCCTGAAACTGATCAAGAACTGA